The following are from one region of the Etheostoma spectabile isolate EspeVRDwgs_2016 chromosome 2, UIUC_Espe_1.0, whole genome shotgun sequence genome:
- the rps19bp1 gene encoding active regulator of SIRT1 translates to MSASLIRRGLQLLNDDIKDVQKVQKKKQQTPSSAKVMELVSTNRQGVTKQVKRLQGRLGPGKSKATVKDKRIKSAVEEFRKKQGKSHMSDNLKYFMETSYKATDSDTSKILNHNSGRQSRNRPEQPAKKAKESQSLFTEEEFQQFQKEYFGRTVEGKR, encoded by the exons ATGTCGGCGTCGTTGATCAGGAGAGGACTGCAGCTGCTGAACGACGATATTAAAG ATGTCCAAAAGGTCCaaaagaagaagcagcagaCCCCCAGCTCGGCCAAGGTAATGGAGCTGGTGAGCACAAACCGGCAGGGAGTCACCAAGCAGGTCAAGCGGCTGCAGGGTCGCCTGGGTCCCGGCAAGAGCAAAGCTACAGTCAAAGACAAGAGGATCAAGTCTGCAGTGG AGGAGTTCAGGAAGAAGCAGGGGAAGAGTCACATGAGCGATAACCTCAAGTACTTCATGGAAACTAGCTACAAAGCAACAGATTCTGACACGTCTAAG ATCCTGAACCACAATTCGGGGAGACAGTCTCGGAATCGGCCAGAGCAACCCGCCAAGAAGGCCAAGGAGTCGCAGTCTTTGTTCACAGAGGAGGAGTTCCAGCAGTTCCAGAAGGAATACTTTGGCAGGACTGTTGAGGGGAAGAGATAA
- the LOC116701028 gene encoding 3-mercaptopyruvate sulfurtransferase: protein MALQARALVTSKWLAEAVKVQGKMRILDTSWFLPKLRRNARSEFKKRHIPGAAFFDIDQCCDKTSPLDHMLPSEETFADYVGNLGIERDTHVVVYDASKFGAFSAPRVWWMFRVFGHSAVSLLNGGFGNWELEGRPVSDQYVRPTPSEFKASLNRSWIKNYEDILNNLDTRRFQVVDARPAGRFRGLDPEPRDNTEPGHIPGSINMPFHSFLSPSGHFLPKEQLQALFSQAGVDLGRPICVLCGSTVTACIVALAAHECGHPGVSVYDGGWSEWYTRAVPEHVISEGRGKHL, encoded by the exons ATGGCGCTTCAAGCGAGAGCTCTGGTCACCTCGAAATGGCTCGCGGAGGCTGTGAAGGTCCAGGGGAAAATGCGCATCTTGGACACTTCTTGGTTTTTGCCCAAACTTCGACGCAACGCCAGGAGCGAGTTCAAGAAGAGGCACATCCCGGGCGCAGCTTTCTTTGACATAGATCAGTGTTGTGATAAAACCTCTCCTCTGGACCACATGCTCCCGTCCGAGGAGACTTTCGCAGATTATGTCGGGAATTTGGGAATAGAGCGCGACACGCACGTCGTGGTGTACGACGCCAGCAAGTTCGGCGCGTTCTCGGCGCCCCGGGTGTGGTGGATGTTTCGGGTGTTCGGACACAGCGCGGTCTCGTTGCTCAACGGGGGGTTCGGGAACTGGGAGCTGGAGGGTCGACCAGTGAGCGACCAGTACGTCAGACCAACACCGTCCGAGTTTAAAGCCTCCCTGAACCGCTCCTGGATCAAGAACTATGAGGATATCCTGAATAACCTGGACACCAGAAGGTTCCAGGTGGTGGACGCCCGGCCTGCAGGCAGGTTCAGAGGACTGGACCCGGAACCCAGAGACA ACACAGAGCCAGGCCATATCCCCGGCTCCATCAACATGCCCTTCCACTCCTTCCTGTCCCCATCGGGTCACTTCCTGCCCAAGGAGCAGCTCCAGGCTCTGTTCTCCCAGGCCGGCGTGGACCTCGGCCGCCCTATTTGCGTCTTGTGTGGCTCGACCGTGACTGCGTGTATCGTGGCACTGGCGGCTCACGAGTGCGGGCACCCGGGGGTGTCGGTGTACGACGGCGGGTGGTCGGAGTGGTACACCCGCGCCGTGCCCGAGCACGTCATATCTGAAGGACGAGGGAAACATTTGTGA